A region from the Onychostoma macrolepis isolate SWU-2019 chromosome 18, ASM1243209v1, whole genome shotgun sequence genome encodes:
- the qser1 gene encoding glutamine and serine-rich protein 1: MMERNYPSSSFTEPVSAAAQTAGWAYKPSSSYGSTQLDSELLQRQTFASTHQPTFTTTHHPTGVFDSNQHSTASSNTTESSVMNFLSAIESRSLQAGPAGSTLLPSFRSPSWQTGANSSTELYLTGALHPSGTFPTPSALSSYQHPSAFPTRSFTTTSAPAVQDSTFSSSNGLLSPNDPLLQLKSSQYTVPTALAFGGTSLGAGLPPQSSTYRSAQESAPHLLQPQFSLLSTSLGSSQQAPQPYGGPVFSGSIERALQRECSVIKHHQRPSSTQPVQEQLASGAQHSLQGYLHDESDISYQQDPSPHTPLPCSPAGDPSPLNGTTQQKTASQAALQQTQAYVSSAPSPGFSSSSGVKVKDGSSKIAQHPSENTDTQAQASSPGMQPQSYSSPAQKQSSVIASQSQPYTSTQLPGLVSVSASHAYITSQSLSSNLSQTQGFSSSLPEKLPSIYKTLPSFASQSEAETSVSQSLIYSSSQQQDLPPAGNREGYETQVQTLCMGSPSQSYSSSHSQGLPTISFYTQGLASASIPSQNYVSSQSLTPIPSFSPSRARSLSSTNPGQDYILMQSPPGSKTDSALLQQKFLSSVQSSTSSPAAHTQALPNNQSSVELKPHQQDERMFLSSKEGSEELPLEDVQALQKGSMVTSSQTLSANEVGAQNSTKNYVYVVSKMEDRHNTQSVIRSNSRTEEQILTHLETTKELATSANTPSDPKSNSLLMHSTHAPLNADQLKQHTLLLKGSSSQQQNLQGQIIRVQPTDPRHLSEDQTQFIRVPSTQVLLDPAHMIVLQQPVLTSGQNQPKQTMYMQSVPVQYLQMNSDTVNLTVNGRHNQQVVSHQVPNSTESTKQDPTQKDNFNQSNPHDAKQNFTLSSVCFPDSMLLADDRNILSNVDDILAATAAACGVTPQDFVKSTSSDADMSSVANPVDSKCNFQSAENRLDSFPSQHMIITNSQAMTIIGAQTSYSKDETEGHQVFTLSNSNNQPEMTNNSAQEISDKVANTHEQNNVLPKGHFVNSSHGSVLNANGLVISNSTSSDFQLSGQEQSQSGHLNTENVSNNISQPKGLKGLKTDDSPSEHPTDGLPKKRPRSKGSSKQSVEDENGQPKSQKKSTQVKRQNSRASEASSTSTSEVSNESYQQQERMRQKLREVEEKQPEVKTGFLGSFLDFLKSGSRQNLSSPPIRSPNRTRKPSASKRPPNQLLIPFKPPPPTNPLISPDPHSVISTKRLDEELQRNLETLPSFSSDEDDSVGKNQDLQKSITSALSSLDEPSDKKQKLGDDTKQLQTSSTQPTDAKPQDQQLAVQKMSAEELLKDVPPDKLAVQLNSVAIEGLMDKELSDSGGEGMYRERDEFVVRNEDIERLEITLKAGVEPPAIWKVQKALLQKFVPELRDRKRVFFATNSYLGYFGDAKSMYRRVHVKFLDTVNKREYVRVCSRKPRCKPMHSMRGSQAKALLAQRFTAATVSDSPTQKTTQQRPLSKPRPKQLKAKAEPPPKKRKKWKEEFTTSPSDSSPEAVSEDDEFTPPVPFASRFLNTRTMKETFKSFVELLISTALDADVMNALERENDELLLPHMKRVDGMITDNRRRLLPKLRMGQIFKNALDSFPELSVVTELKTDCETPVFKVRLSGRAYNRKTMKPSKSPSKLPLEYTVDQQKTKWFSLYHSLQHYKYHTYLMCMDEIRLLKSRGRDLGQDETVQTCMGNRTWVEGLFDRFGELLTQVQQACL, encoded by the exons ATGATGGAGAGGAATTACCCGAGCTCCAGCTTCACAGAGCCGGTCAGCGCGGCGGCTCAGACCGCGGGCTGGGCCTACAAACCCAG TTCTAGTTATGGTTCTACACAGTTGGACTCTGAGCTCCTCCAACGGCAGACCTTTGCCTCTACTCACCAGCCTACGTTTACCACCACCCACCATCCCACAG GTGTGTTTGACTCAAATCAGCACAGCACCGCCAGTAGCAACACTACTGAATCATCAGTCATGAACTTCCTCTCTGCTATTGAATCTAGAAGCCTTCAGGCTGGACCTGCTGGCTCTACTCTTCTCCCTTCATTTAGAAGCCCATCCTGGCAAACTG gTGCAAACTCTTCAACAGAACTTTATCTCACCGGAGCCCTGCATCCTTCAGGAACGTTCCCGACGCCTTCTGCGCTCTCATCCTACCAGCACCCTAGTGCCTTTCCTACCAGAAGTTTCACCACTACATCAGCACCTGCTGTTCAGGACAGCACTTTCAGCTCTTCAAATGGTCTGCTATCCCCTAATGACCCTCTGCTGCAGCTCAAATCCTCCCAGTACACTGTGCCAACTGCACTTGCTTTTGGTGGTACGTCTCTAGGGGCTGGCTTGCCACCCCAGTCCTCCACCTATCGCTCAGCACAAGAGTCAGCCCCACACCTCCTCCAGCCTCAGTTCAGCCTGCTGTCCACATCCTTGGGCAGCTCCCAGCAAGCCCCTCAGCCTTACGGTGGCCCGGTTTTCTCAGGCTCCATTGAACGAGCACTTCAGCGTGAATGTAGTGTGATCAAGCACCACCAGCGGCCTTCTAGCACCCAGCCAGTTCAGGAGCAGCTGGCTAGCGGTGCTCAGCACTCCTTACAGGGTTACCTGCACGACGAGAGTGACATTTCATATCAACAGGACCCTTCCCCGCACACACCCTTACCCTGTAGTCCTGCGGGCGATCCTTCGCCCCTAAACGGCACCACACAACAGAAGACAGCTTCTCAGGCAGCGCTGCAGCAAACTCAGGCCTACGTTTCTTCTGCCCCCTCCCCTGGGTTTTCCAGCTCATCTGGAGTAAAGGTTAAAGACGGTTCTTCCAAAATAGCTCAACATCCCAGTGAGAACACAGACACCCAAGCCCAGGCAAGCTCTCCAGGCATGCAGCCGCAGAGCTACTCCTCCCCAGCCCAGAAACAAAGCTCAGTGATCGCTAGCCAGTCACAACCGTACACATCCACGCAGCTTCCAGGCCTGGTCTCCGTTAGTGCCTCGCACGCTTATATCACATCTCAAAGCCTGTCGAGCAACCTCAGCCAAACACAAGGCTTCTCGTCTAGTTTGCCTGAGAAGCTTCCTTCCATTTACAAGACTCTCCCATCATTTGCTAGTCAATCTGAAGCTGAGACATCTGTGAGCCAGTCTCTGATTTATTCCTCGAGTCAGCAGCAGGATTTGCCGCCTGCAGGAAACAGGGAAGGGTATGAGACACAGGTGCAAACTCTTTGCATGGGAAGTCCTTCTCAAAGCTATTCTTCCAGCCACTCTCAGGGCCTGCCAACCATTAGTTTCTATACCCAGGGGCTGGCATCTGCTAGCATACCTTCGCAAAACTATGTGTCAAGTCAATCCCTAACCCCCATCCCTTCCTTCTCACCCAGTCGTGCCAGAAGTTTATCATCCACTAACCCAGGACAGGACTATATCTTAATGCAGTCTCCTCCTGGTAGCAAGACAGACAGTGCTCTTTTACAGCAGAAGTTCTTGTCATCTGTGCAGTCATCAACCTCCTCTCCTGCCGCTCACACCCAAGCCTTACCAAACAACCAGTCCTCAGTTGAGTTAAAACCACATCAACAAGATGAACGCATGTTTCTTTCATCAAAAGAGGGCTCTGAAGAGCTTCCTCTTGAGGATGTGCAGGCATTACAGAAAGGCTCTATGGTGACCTCCTCTCAAACCCTTTCAGCCAATGAAGTCGGAGCACAGAACAGCACAAAAAATTACGTTTATGTAGTTTCGAAAATGGAAGACCGGCACAACACCCAAAGTGTCATACGTAGTAACTCCCGAACAGAGGAGCAGATCCTTACACATTTGGAAACCACAAAGGAGCTCGCTACCAGTGCCAATACTCCCTCCGACCCCAAGAGTAACTCTTTGTTGATGCACTCCACCCATGCACCCTTGAATGCCGACCAGCTGAAACAGCATACCCTACTTCTGAAAGGCTCCAGTTCTCAGCAGCAGAACCTTCAGGGTCAGATTATCAGAGTTCAACCGACAGATCCCAGACACCTGTCTGAGGACCAAACACAATTTATCCGGGTTCCCAGTACCCAAGTTCTCCTTGATCCCGCTCACATGATTGTTCTGCAACAGCCTGTACTCACCTCAGGCCAGAATCAGCCCAAGCAGACTATGTACATGCAGTCCGTACCAGTCCAGTATCTCCAAATGAACAGCGACACTGTTAATTTGACCGTTAATGGGCGTCACAACCAGCAAGTTGTCTCTCACCAAGTGCCCAACTCAACAGAGTCCACTAAACAGGACCCAACACAAAAAGACAACTTCAACCAGTCAAATCCTCATGATGCAAAGCAGAACTTTACTCTCAGTTCCGTATGCTTTCCTGACTCCATGCTATTGGCAGATGATAGGAACATCCTCTCAAATGTTGATGACATCCTTGCTGCTACCGCAGCCGCCTGTGGCGTCACACCACAGGACTTTGTCAAATCCACATCATCTGATGCTGACATGTCATCGGTGGCCAACCCTGTAGACTCCAAGTGCAATTTTCAGTCAGCTGAGAACAGACTTGATAGTTTCCCATCTCAGCATATGATAATCACTAACTCGCAAGCCATGACTATAATTGGTGCTCAAACGTCATACTCCAAAGATGAAACGGAGGGACACCAAGTGTTTACGCTCTCAAACTCTAATAACCAACCTGAGATGACAAACAACTCTGCACAAGAAATATCTGACAAGGTAGCAAACACTCATGAGCAAAATAATGTGTTACCCAAAGGACATTTTGTAAACTCTAGCCATGGCTCTGTTTTGAATGCTAATGGACTTGTTATTAGTAATTCAACCTCCTCTGACTTTCAGTTGTCTGGCCAGGAGCAAAGTCAATCAGGACATCTGAATACTGAAAACGTATCAAATAATATAAGCCAGCCAAAGGGATTGAAAGGCCTTAAAACCGATGATAGTCCTAGTGAACATCCCACAGATGGCCTTCCAAAAAAACGACCCAGATCAAAGGGTTCATCGAAGCAATCTGTTGAAGATGAAAATGGCCAACCCAAATCTCAGAAGAAGAGCACACAAGTTAAGCGTCAGAATTCACGTGCCAGTGAGGCAAGTTCAACTTCCACCTCAGAGGTCTCAAATGAAAGCTACCAACAGCAGGAGAGAATGCGCCAGAAGTTACGAGAGGTTGAAGAAAAACAGCCAGAGGTTAAAACTGGATTCTTGGGCTCCTTCCTAGACTTTCTTAAATCTGGATCCAGACAAAACCTATCATCTCCACCGATACGGTCGCCCAATCGCACTAGAAAGCCTTCGGCCTCCAAGAGGCCTCCTAATCAATTACTTATTCCTTTTAAACCTCCCCCTCCTACAAACCCATTAATATCTCCAGACCCTCATAGTGTCATTTCTACAAAACGACTTGATGAAGAGCTCCAGAGGAACCTGGAAACACTGCCGTCATTTTCCTCTGATGAAGATGACTCCGTAGGAAAAAACCAAGATCTTCAAAAGAGCATCACCTCTGCACTGTCATCTTTAGACGAGCCCTCAGACAAAAAGCAGAAGTTGG GTGACGATACAAAGCAACTTCAAACCTCCAGCACACAGCCTACTGATGCCAAGCCACAGGACCAACAGCTGGCTGTACAGAAGATGTCTGCGGAGGAGTTACTAAAGGATGTGCCTCCAGACAAGCTAGCTGTTCAACTGAACTCAGTTGCTATCGAGGGCCTGATGGACAAGGAGCTGTCAGATAGTGGAGGGGAGGGCATGTACCGGGAGCGTGACGAGTTTGTCGTTAGGAATGAGGATATTGAAAGGCTGGAG ATCACATTGAAGGCAGGTGTCGAACCACCAGCCATCTGGAAGGTTCAGAAAGCCCTGCTACAGAAGTTCGTACCGGAGCTCAGGGACAGGAAACGAGTGTTCTTTGCCACCAATAGT tatttggGGTACTTTGGTGATGCTAAGTCCATGTACAGGAGAGTACATGTCAAATTTCTTGACACTGTCAACAAGCGGGAGTATGTTCGAGTCTGCAGCAGGAAACCACGATGCAAACCTATGCATTCAATGAG AGGCTCTCAGGCTAAAGCTCTTCTGGCCCAACGGTTCACTGCGGCGACTGTGTCGGACTCTCCCACGCAGAAAACAACACAACAGAGACCTCTATCCAAACCCAGACCCAAGCAGCTGAAAGCCAAGGCTGAACCGCCAcctaaaaagagaaagaaatggaaagaagAGTTCACGACATCTCCCTCCGACTCCTCACCGGAGGCTGTGAGCGAGGATGATG AGTTTACACCTCCGGTTCCATTCGCCTCGCGTTTCCTGAACACCAGAACGATGAAGGAGACCTTCAAGAGCTTCGTTGAGCTGCTGATCAGCACAGCCCTGGACGCAGACGTCATGAACGCGCTAGAGCGAGAGAACG ACGAGCTGCTGCTTCCTCACATGAAGAGGGTGGATGGAATGATCACAGACAACAGACGGAGGCTGCTGCCCAAACTGCGAATGGGTCAGATCTTCAAA AATGCATTAGACAGCTTTCCTGAGCTGTCTGTGGTGACCGAGCTGAAAACAGACTGCGAGACTCCTGTTTTTAAAGTGAGGTTAAGTGGGAGGGCTTACAACAGGAAAACCATGAAGCCCTCGAAATCGCCCAGCAAACTTCCCCTG GAATACACAGTGGATCAGCAGAAAACAAAGTGGTTTTCCCTTTATCACTCTCTACAACACTATAAGTACCACACATACCTGATGTGTATGGACGAG ATTCGGTTGTTGAAGTCGCGAGGTAGAGATCTGGGGCAGGACGAGACGGTTCAGACTTGCATGGGCAACAGGACTTGGGTAGAGGGCCTGTTCGATCGCTTCGGGGAGCTTCTGACACAGGTGCAGCAGGCCTGCCTTTGA